GATGAGCAGCGGGTGTAAGTTTCACTACAGCTACAGCAGATGTGCAATTTGACGACAGGACACACAATGAGACACAAGCTAAAATAAATTTTCATCTGATGCatctatttttaaacaaatcatttacaCAAGGCTGTAACCACCAGGGGAAGACAGTCCAATTTGTATTTAATCAATATTCAGTATCTCAAAGCTATATATCTGTTATAGCTATAAAACTATATGTCTGTACAGTCAGTCAAGATTTGGGACTTCTcatacacaccacacacacgtgtatgtatatatatatatatatatatatatatatatgtactgtaaataaaatcctatttcagtctttttacttAAACATTTCaatgttacttgccattttttTCTAATAAGCTGGGCAGTGTATAATGCTAAATCTCTTTCTTCTTTCTCTATTGCAGTTGTCGCACTTATTGTGCAGCCCTGATGAATCACACGTGTGTATTCTCTCTTCCGTTCATCACATTCAGGGACTCCAGTCCCTCCTTTTATCTCTTTCCCTTCCCTGTCTGTTTTTGTAGCACAAACCGTGAACGTGAATAAgtatgcgtgtgtatgtgtgtttgtatttcaATGTTCTCAGTTACTtcagatctatatatatatatatatatatatatatatatataacactttaaaaaaaacactattaaacATGAGAATGGCAGATGCATTCTTGAATGTCATCTGCAGGTCTCTTGATAGATGTGCATTCATTTTTCCCGGCTCGCTTTCCGTGGGTAATCAAATCAAAAGTGTGACGTTTtctgtggaaaatgttttttttgctgtGGTTAATATCACTGGGCCGGTCTTTGTCATCATCAGTTGAGTATCAGTCATCTTTTGACCATGGAAGAACTTCTGTGGGAACAACATCAACGTATTAAGAGTTATTATAGTGTCTCACGCACTGTTTGATTTTTATCAATGCCCTGGTTTGATTCTTTTTTCGTATCAATGAATTGTGAGTTACATGCAACATGTGGCTATTTGATGAAAAtacatatgcattttaaaatattttaaaagacagATTGTTTTGAATATCCTTAGTctttattttgagataaaaatgcTGAATATATTTTAGTTATGTCAGAAGTTTACTTTGCATACTACATGGCTAGTTAGTAATCCCATTTATCCCATTTGGCACAAGGCACAAGGCACTGAGCTGATTGAGTCCTGCtagtatgtacagtataatatCACAGCAAGTAAATCCTCTGTTGTGTAAAGTGATTTCATCACTTGATcaacaatggatgctctgcagtgaatgggtgccatcagaatgagagtccaagtagctgataaaaacaccacaatattCTCTTCTATGGAAAGATTGGGTAGAAAAAGGAATTATTACACTTGCAAACTTGTATGAGAGGGATAATATAAAATCATTTGAAAGGTTAGCAGGTGAATACAATTTGCCCAGAAATAATTTCTGGAAGTATCTTCAAATGCGTCACCTGCTAATTGCTGTCATAGGGAAATGAATAGCCTCAGCAGTCAAACCTTCTTTctcaaactacgaaaaataatgGGTTTGGGGCATGAAGCTGCTATCTTTTATGCAATGTTATTTCAACAGACAGTTACCATATCTTATGCAACAATGTTAACTTGGTCGGCAGATTTGAACATTGATGTTACACATAAAGAATGGGATTGTATCTGTGAAAACATTAAGAGGGTTTCAAGAGACATTAAAATTAGACTAATCCAGTTTAAGATTCTTAATCGATTTTACTGGACTCCGACTCGGCTGTTTAGGCTGAAGCTGAGAGATAATGCAAACTGCTGGAAGTGCTGTAGTTCAGAAGGGTCTCTTTTTCATTTGCTCTGGGAATGTCCCATGATTCAGAATTTTTGGCTAAAGATTCATGACCGCATTGAAAATATTACCCGGACTAGTCTGGAGTTCTGTCCGAGGTTGTATGTTTTAAATGATCCACAGATGACATCGAACTGTGGAGCAGCGGACTTTATTCAGACTAGTATAATGGTAGGAATACAAATAGTAATGAGAAACTGGAAGAACCCAGGGGAGCCCTCTTTCCAGGAGTGGAGTACGGAATTGGCAAAAGTGGCATCATACGAAAAAATTTCTTTCAATATTAATGACAGGACAGAAAAATATGTGGCGAAATGGGGaaaatatgtgcaatatattGCTACTAGATGAGAATTTGGTGCCtgttgaaaaatgtatatttgatttgttcgttttttttttaatgatttttattatttccttttgtttatttttatttatttgtgtacatttaaaatgtatcatcACTATGggatacatgttaaaatatcaatTGTGAAGTTGACTACAATGTTGATTTTATTGTAATAGAGATgtttaaaaacttaataaaatgctaattataaaaaaaaaaacaccacaataatccacaccacttcaggCCATCAGTTAATGTGAAGAAAAAACCAAGGaccaaatccatcattaagatggaTTTAacttcaaaatgttaaaatattagtCTTCCATTTATAAAATTGCTTTCTCTAGTGAAAGtcgtctcatctgaatcaggagagaaatatgcacatatgaaacagttctaaacaaatgtttcagtgtgttttaatgttagaggacaacaggagatggaccttTTCATTGGAGGACGCCTTATTTTGGATTATGGACTATTTTGGCTTTAAGCGATGGTTTAATGTTAAAACTCCTGGatcatggattttttttcttacgAACATGCATCTTTTAATTTCAcaagtaaaattattaatgtattaatgtactggagtggtgtggattattgtgatgtttttatcagatgtttggactcgatCTGATGgaacctattcactgcagaggatcccttggtgagcaagtaaagtaatgctacatttctccaaatctgttcaaatgaagaaacaaactcatctacatatttgATGGCCTcaaatttttgtatatttttcaattaactatttctttaaaataggACTAAATATACCTGGctgccttgtgttttgttgtaTTGCAATTGAGTGTGTTACCAATTCTATTTGCTACAATTACCACGGATATAAAAGGGACGAATGGCAGTTTCGTGGAACAGTATTGCATTTTATTgatgtctgttttttattttaactgaacattttgttgataaattttatttttggatggaaTAACACCCTCTGCCCCTCCCACCTTTGTGCATGTTAGTCCTGTTGAAATGCAATAAACAGTGAACTGGAGAGAAACATCATTTAGTCATTATTGGTTAAAGTGTTTCACAATGAGGATCATATAAACATACATAATCACAATTCCGTGTCTCTCTCTGATAAACAAGCATCTAACGTGTCTTTGGCAAACATGGCAAACTAACTATGCATAGAGGTAATCCAACATGTTGTGGCCAAAATGAAGACAAATTCACTACCTCTGAACAAACCAGTGTTGCCAAACGATGAACACTGATGGGTATGAATGGATATCAGACTCCCCAAATCTCATTCTCTGATAGTGTTATATAAACGCGTAGTAGAAAAGAGCACTGATGGCTAACAGAGCGACAGACAGGATCATGTTCTTCCTGTTTTCTCCTCTCAGCACCTGCAGTTCCTTTTCTGAAGAATATAAAAGATACTATCAGATAAAACTACTCTCCCAGCATTTTTCTTTATCAAATAATGCAATGCATCAAGAAATTAGAAATTTGGTCATCATTTTGCATGCTTCATAACAACTTTAGGAAAATAAAgagtattttaagtaaaaaaaataaataaatccacaaaTTCATACACTAAGTGATTGTTAAATTTGATGACCAATGCACTTAATTTTCAAGTATTTTTCCCCCCCAACCATTACATTAAATTGACTCACCATATTTCTGAATTCTTTCATTCAATATGATCATCTCATCTTCTAGGGCCAGCCTGTAAGTACATAAAAAGACTCGTTTGCTGTGTTTCTGTATTAGGTTATGGGGCAAAATGTTATAATCACCTGTCATTGTCTGAGAGCTGCTCTTTTCTATGTCTGAATTCTACTCTCTCCAGGCTGTTTTTACAGTGCAATTTGCGCTCTTCAGTGCGGtcaatctaataaaaaaataaataaaataaaagagaacaAGTCTTGAAGATCAGATTTCAGTATATACACCGATATTAAAGCAGACAATTTCACGAACTATTTTTCAGAATAGCACAACGACATAATGATCtgttttacttatatatatatatatatatgtgtgtgtgtgtgtgtgtgtgtgtgtgtgtgtgtgtgtgtgtgtgtgtgtgattatatttTTCAGTAACGTTACACTAAAAGGTAACGttatcttttaaatgtttcatacaCATAATATGGcatacaatttaatatatattaaaatgccaCTTACCTCGCTTGCCACACTTATTTTCTCTTTCTTCGAGGTTCTTGATTTGCTCATTTTGTAGGGTCTGAGGCTTTTACTTGAGGAGAGATCATGGGAATAGCCATAGACCGTAAAAGAGGAATAGCAGACACTTCCGTACACGTCACGAATGCTTCACTCTCTGTTGCTCGTCGCGCTCAGTCTATGGTGAGTTCGACTGCCTCCTGCTGGCGGAGAGGTGACGTTTCATATTAGACACAGCGTCATTTAGTCACACATTCGCTGAATagtttttatgaaaaaatattccAACGTTAATTTGTTTATTAGGTAATGGCAGCATTTATATTACTATCACTAcaccatttgtattattattactataaaaaatactTTGGTATTTATCAAGCTTATATTTGTACTGTAATACTGAAAATTGACTAAATTTGTATTACTATTGATTTTTTTATACCTTTATTTACACTGTAATGCTGTAAATTGACAGCATTTGTactgattaatttttatttattaaacatacaCCCAACATCTGAatacattaatgaataaatatatatatttaaatagatatattatctatatttgTACTGTAATACTGAAAATAATCCTGTCACTTGATTTTCCAGATCAGAATAAAGACTGTATAATACATACTACaaggtatttttttcttttgatttttgagGTGAACAATGATCCAGATTCCAGACTGTGTTTAGTCTCTGTACAGTAGCCTATGTGTATATGTAAAATAAGacaaataacaatatttaataacactgtatttttatatcaaataatcaATAATACAATCTGTTAAATTGTTGTACGGTTTTGAAACTATTCAAGAGGTACACACTCCTCCTATTTTCTAATAAGGGTATATGCAAGTATACCCAGTACCGCCACCAGGGCGGCACCACCAACCAGCAGCACAGGGAGTTCAAAGGGTGAAAGCGGGTCTGCCTTTGGAACAACCTCTTCTGAAGATGACAGTGACACACGAGGTGCATTAATAGACTCTGATTCAGAGGGATGAGGTTCCTCTGAGAGTGTGACTGTGGAGGGTGGGAGATGATCTAAAACTTGTGAAATGATTTCAGGTATGGGAACAGAAGCCAGCATAAAATCTAAAGGCTCAGACAGAAGTGGTGTGTGAGTGAAAATCGGCTCAGAAGCCACCTCTGCATCAGTTTCCTCCACAACTGGCTCCTCCACACACACCAGGAGCTCCACAGTCTGTGGAGGCTTGAGATCTGAATCTGCAGAAAGTGCTCCAATGTCTTCCAGCTCACTGCCAGTCATGCTCAGCATGCTGCTCTGaagctcctcctcctcatctgacTCCGCCCTCTGATGGAGCTCCGCCTCTAGGTGGATGATGTCAGAGGTAGAGGATTGGTTCTCGCTGTGGTCCTCTTGAACTAGGACCATCTCACTGGTCTCTAGACTACCAAGTTCTGGCTCCATTTCGCTAAAAGATGCCCAGGACTCAGCTAGACTAGCAGTCTGCCAGGGGCCGGACTCACTGCTGCTCTCCTCCAGGCTTGAGGTTCGATCCTGGGGAGGGTCGGGTCCTGCAAACTGCCTGTCCTCAGGCAGGATGGAAGACCTTTTACGAAAATCTTTACGAAAATCTGACTAATATTTACAGGTTCAGTGAGTCCTAAAAATGAGACACAGAATTCATTCAGTCATATAAGTTCATTGTGCCACTGAGTAATTACATTAATATGAGCATTTTGGGGATGTAGGAATGTATTTTACTGCATACTTTTAGCTAAAATAAGCTGACATTTAATATAAGAacaaattcaaaaatataaaaagtcactgacaacccattttacttcagtgattttaaatatatttaaatgacaaaatcaacttacataaaaattatattaataatgaaacaacagcaacaataaataaattgttatatcatcatcatcatcatcatcatcacagaaaaaaagttttacatgAGGTTAAACACTGTGCCCATCAAAGACATAAGATGAGAATTGTAGTATAcagtattataatataaaaaggacaatacaattcacacacacacatacaaaaactaATTCAGTCAATCACATAATACTTATAAAACatttatgtaaaatgttaaaCTTCTAATATCTTACATCTCtttgttaataaataattgtattaaagaACCAAACTAAATTGAATTAATaagaaattagtaaaaaaaaaaaaaatcggggaCAGGATTTTGAGAGAATTAAATCTGACATCTGCAACATTTCATTAGTGTTCAAACATCTTAatttatcatatcatattatattgtgatttgtaTAGGCCAGTAAGCTCATATTTGACTGGCTATGCaagccagtatatatatatatatctccatcTGTTCCCGTGAACAGAGAATGTCAGACATTTCACATGGCATGACAGGATCGTGGTTCAGTTCATGTAGCACTTACACAAAATTGACACACTGTATACTTActcttttatgatttaattaaatttgtcAGAGAAAAACAAATCCTAAACTCATAAATTTCCTTCCAACTTTGATTCTAAAGATTCATCAATGTctataattacataaataaacaaattaaatctatTGTAATAAACTTTTTAGTGTCCAGACATGTTACTGAAGTACATAACATAAGGGGAACAATTACTGTAGGCACCAGCACGGCTTCAGTCACATCACAGTGAAAACGTGCAGCATTAACAGTCatattgtgaagagaaaactAAAGCCCACAGCCAAGATCGAAGGTCAAAGTGCTTAAAGGGATCAAATGTGCAAGAAATACATGCTGTGGCTTTTTAACTTTGACCTCTGACAGAGGCAGACTGGAAAGAATGAGAAACAggcaagaacaacaacaaaggTCATTTATTCTGTAGAGAGAAGCATATTTTAACCAGCAGCAGAGGAGTATTTTGTTAAGAGATACTGAATAGGTCATTCACTAACCAGACAGTTAATATAATGAGATGATCTAATCTAATTATCTTTTCAGCTTGCTAAGTAACAGATTCCTCTATATGATTTCACTATTGTTATAAAAACACGCTTATGGCGCCTTACAGCACTATGAAAGGGA
The DNA window shown above is from Carassius carassius chromosome 26, fCarCar2.1, whole genome shotgun sequence and carries:
- the ccdc167 gene encoding coiled-coil domain-containing protein 167 → MSKSRTSKKEKISVASEIDRTEERKLHCKNSLERVEFRHRKEQLSDNDRLALEDEMIILNERIQKYEKELQVLRGENRKNMILSVALLAISALFYYAFI
- the si:ch211-214j24.14 gene encoding uncharacterized protein si:ch211-214j24.14, whose product is MEPELGSLETSEMVLVQEDHSENQSSTSDIIHLEAELHQRAESDEEEELQSSMLSMTGSELEDIGALSADSDLKPPQTVELLVCVEEPVVEETDAEVASEPIFTHTPLLSEPLDFMLASVPIPEIISQVLDHLPPSTVTLSEEPHPSESESINAPRVSLSSSEEVVPKADPLSPFELPVLLVGGAALVAVLGILAYTLIRK